Proteins found in one Desulfovermiculus halophilus DSM 18834 genomic segment:
- a CDS encoding L-2-amino-thiazoline-4-carboxylic acid hydrolase → MQNQNTSSVDLDQAIRALASASRRIGLLHMAYARAIIDALGEEQGTRIISEAIKDYAIKIGEKTKEEVEAQGLPATPENFEHGRSYALPDIPGMHAKWEKHEDSEGNERICAYGCIMGQVWKEYGEEKIGRLYCYMDTAKYMGYNPDYKLIHHKALPDGDDCCEFEIRRTTPQEQKDFATPGKEWFSMDR, encoded by the coding sequence ATGCAGAACCAGAATACATCCTCGGTTGACCTGGACCAGGCCATCCGGGCCCTGGCCAGCGCTTCCCGCCGGATCGGCCTTTTGCATATGGCCTATGCCAGGGCGATTATCGATGCCCTGGGGGAAGAACAAGGGACCCGGATCATCTCCGAGGCCATCAAGGATTACGCGATCAAGATCGGGGAAAAGACCAAGGAGGAGGTAGAAGCCCAAGGCCTCCCGGCTACTCCGGAAAACTTTGAACACGGCCGCTCCTATGCCCTTCCTGACATCCCCGGCATGCATGCAAAATGGGAGAAGCACGAGGATTCGGAGGGAAACGAACGCATCTGCGCATACGGCTGCATCATGGGGCAGGTCTGGAAGGAGTACGGCGAGGAAAAGATCGGCCGTTTGTACTGCTATATGGATACAGCCAAGTATATGGGATACAATCCGGACTATAAGCTGATCCACCACAAGGCGCTTCCGGATGGAGACGACTGCTGCGAATTCGAAATTCGCCGGACCACGCCCCAAGAACAAAAAGACTTTGCCACTCCGGGAAAGGAGTGGTTCTCTATGGACCGTTGA
- a CDS encoding TRAP transporter small permease subunit produces the protein MKSFGRLVSLLILPLIAGIVYSSLKAFFFGKTPIWTFEISLFLFGSFFMLGAGATHLEKRHVAVDVVNHYLSPKWQRVLGIFSELVVLFVALVLLYVSVPAAIRSFQMMERSTHQTPFNPYVWWYRWIIPISCALISWQAFKDMLSLIFSRPEKSAPAENV, from the coding sequence ATGAAGTCATTCGGCCGCTTGGTTTCCCTGCTCATTCTTCCCCTTATCGCTGGCATCGTCTACAGCTCCCTGAAGGCGTTTTTCTTCGGGAAAACACCTATTTGGACCTTTGAAATCTCCCTCTTCCTGTTCGGGTCCTTCTTCATGCTCGGAGCAGGAGCCACCCACTTGGAGAAACGGCATGTCGCCGTGGACGTGGTCAACCACTATCTCTCCCCCAAGTGGCAGCGTGTCCTGGGCATTTTTTCCGAGCTGGTCGTTCTCTTCGTCGCCCTGGTCCTCCTTTATGTCAGCGTTCCAGCCGCAATCCGCTCTTTTCAGATGATGGAACGATCCACCCATCAGACCCCCTTTAACCCCTATGTCTGGTGGTATCGATGGATCATCCCCATCTCTTGCGCCCTCATCTCCTGGCAGGCCTTCAAGGACATGCTGTCCTTGATCTTCTCCCGTCCGGAAAAATCTGCACCCGCAGAGAACGTATAG